In the genome of Dermacentor andersoni chromosome 3, qqDerAnde1_hic_scaffold, whole genome shotgun sequence, one region contains:
- the LOC126544149 gene encoding uncharacterized protein, with product MELTAECIENCFRKAGFMGPGTEDAIDHPPEGLSHEDLWQRVVDTQLAGPDVAWDDFVSADDDADIVEPCTDEAIVREVRALPDCPETYEDDDEDTAIPPVAVNASTAIGYIASLKELVCSRGLGDEHITALEKLETAVMRSALKKQTCFTDFFQK from the coding sequence ATGGAACTCACCGCGGAGTGCATAGAAAATTGCTTCCGCAAGGCGGGTTTTATGGGCCCAGGCACCGAGGACGCCATAGATCACCCACCGGAAGGCCTGTCGCACGAGGACTTGTGGCAACGCGTCGTTGACACGCAGCTGGCCGGACCTGACGTTGCCTGGGACGATTTCGTTTCTGCTGATGACGACGCCGACATTGTGGAGCCATGCACTGACGAAGCTATTGTGCGTGAAGTGCGAGCCCTTCCTGACTGCCCAGAGACCTACGAGGACGATGACGAGGATACAGCTATACCGCCGGTTGCTGTGAACGCTTCAACCGCGATCGGTTACATCGCGTCGCTTAAGGAACTCGTGTGCAGCAGAGGCCTTGGCGATGAACATATTACCGCGCTGGAAAAATTAGAAACGGCAGTGATGCGATCAGCTTTGAAGAAGCAGACATGCTTCACGgatttttttcaaaaataa